One Clupea harengus chromosome 3, Ch_v2.0.2, whole genome shotgun sequence DNA window includes the following coding sequences:
- the tasor2 gene encoding uncharacterized protein tasor2 isoform X4, whose amino-acid sequence MFFKRRENRLTRNSASLASLIMENDIRPREGLLEPVLPGSAIFDDSILPPLYNSYLYEESRKSFIYSSAHLINNDILQKRYAAFRVEKRERGYTEEELEESFGFLLFEDESKANKLGDSGLLTGHSTISTLGDPSKGVCVSKYSDCLDVKRWYCGKSGYIAIVRLTKGRVKEESENYTVNFTVPTEGFDCHESDQLRTVTATTSSFLAFERTQHYMYELLNGGKDTEKCPRQVCPFAIVAFSYEKAEPAVPESSEKSQEKTVFCYQPWTGQLVIDSFVYEIGLKSSSGALLPAQLPKTLRIKSVIRVSDLTMLLPKEIFETCFSGEVMVGGKCCSLYEVVSTEADDNLLSLLTGKLKEKDIALVFTLCDSGFFVLLHSSYFLSYEDANSEKTEALQGLFIFPESRTIQRDTKSCRKKSPVSSEILQVLPALNYAETEVEKSGPGQHEKIRILMEKHLEHYGTLIHPGLQSSPPREASMFPDQYDVPYVFKHLFPTPKWTEVIQLQMRSYLDQPRSFEFPVKRATELLWVGREQRRDDPDDEVYYCISSPEEASRTPTREWLEKPLEADVSCPTDTFRGINSAAEELSDRYEPPESPPESMQHDLSDLSKGNTEIMSKESSPAAKTSPTTLGVELTVAAVSTEISPPAAAVVTQEVLTESFSSLTSTDFPKECVFANSCDDQTLKISSSAQEVMTNESTLHISSKTSVPMEVSDAKCAETEANVAPCPEMENKAPTKPDWRTLPRRRGRKRKRILKPPVSKISLKQSSSLSPNVAAEVTDDRCVGAEQNQPNTEKVQSSLQKRNSEDFNKTFVDQAELQPNNSASSECLENSYSQSQEREENQSSDSETPSKTMCRSFPRRCRIEQNSQTDVPKRGKKEILGECSIETTRSHPPKRKMDRPSLRCDLKTIITDCGRIFVPHGTEVFDKDLELALKGQKTADDESGLKKTEVEESKSLSISSDRADSVGISETVNDELVPKVMDDKEDSLALTKDIGATTEHAKESQVQNPDRPSSLCQSEQKSPTVHEQHNTGNESSSESKLVIDEAKEPCSTDSSQKKKKRSAEYTIISISQLRTVLRRGKKDAASAAEKTKEVETSESEPNLKRLKDDVHSNDDRKNNSDSVCEGNSDQASPATPTTEDSEGLRQSQKHQSLLDSAQEPSDKKTLEPGMKLGKDLNELTQFKDVPSPKKASTIRNKRANPPRKLRKRKAVFKENGLSGAPLKAFSRSTDSLTLPNSLRLQGRPLSSKDDRILLQVHREASSDSWDKTRVNINGWEPPMKQLMSSISKDVPRSKRHRQIVEKEGSIKVTRPWQEQYDFSLDSKFTNDPHDKTVTRALHGPWDFNIGDSPQEVHLIFHMWIGLFYSRSASRFFHIDPKCLMQDGGFTKLPDEVELHSTSEFSKSKGIKVSSQFNTSLTTVPSPLPSEPGGLNQRDETTKASASSSEVLDLSLKGCRPLDLTSANTKTRESSSERHDSQSLENLGWPTNTNTNSPLSERKSELVSTNNDSQFRVYDVVGSSYHVNDVTNWPPKSRDYVHVQQAANTWSETQKSSDILLPGTKELAQQGSSATVVQLNSTDQIGHKEDSISSVAKCTSPNHTEDVFARGESTTVPPDNGSNVFINHDSVVKPLGHVSVKSNTVSSVEATASVPTDNDSSAETAVAVNDQNDSKMETVMTVQDQNDSKMETVMTVQDQNDSKMETVMTVQDQNDSKMETVMTVQDQNDSKMETVMTVQDQNDSKMETVMTVQDQNDSKMETVMTVQDQNDSKMETVMTVQDQNDLGAETAVAVHEQNNSEVETVMTVQDANNSKDDTIMIEQYLHDPKAETTMQDTHGLKASVILDVHGPIDSRVEMVQEQTDPSTESTMTVHDPSDLNSHTVMMVDDPSDSKVETVKIPHDQKDSQAETTMTEPKQDDSETDPVIIVWNQNQTKPETAVAVRVPYDAEVQPVITAQNQNEAKPETAATVKTPNEVQPCLAVQNQTEIQPETAVAPQAPQDSEVQPAVTEQNHDTNPETAVETHNDSEIKANLKMNDQTGSKPRTPVVEGEESNTDGETQALVQINLNTETTSEENNRYSEDKTVMDLNEKHVQVHKVLAYSVNEYEHKVPMEVQRDCNLECEKSTAGNERRADTVTETREEIDTVMKAMEEIDTVMEAMEEIDHQSAEHEILLEGAVVKAWEDESDHEGNVDEDLTLTRERNEQMKQSRSIVAGETKDESSAGGTETPNDVEEQQKTSKMAVLTSSQVAHDPCHITKVHELKGIEDKRSLTPTVDEIPDNASVCVDERSHTMGTGSALSRSSTPTQDELPSDCGSAACEPSFHEARSDPYDKALYDTEGLDLAALGHMISWFRKERNNKREFNSRPRQNSGPSQLSTRLATSVDSSSSQSSGKIHWKYPNSVSQFSSNKGLKGSFLDYMESNVQSTESYKMQCEDVSMTDQEFKSEDVTSPFHRHSSMDPYARDSESILKVLSKRTPHDRFHSISEASTRRDRKEKQVQTNREEEILDTESDSITRMEDKLQEWGCWKDLYSTKQKHSSGSHCQQRRNPGHIDTSGKTWHWEEEEEELHDALYFGVNSTFLRTGQMEESSQSSSTSSSESEQESLCNKPFKNYRKGEGLKVTVDFKRGDCSLSGHESPICAVLDDEDRQKTYKNYPITKPRTTMHSRTIKNTCHKGTQRYVEKFLQKWDDLHQTKDDVTQSSMDFEYLIFSEKMNDILKCSKSEREEGLSMPCKSPVTIQFSCLNEQDASEEMCDALPVFSESKIKVTLHDRKEEREEGSGHMPYRLQRLSCKRESVAACSKISAIAAECAKSYYAMMKDVCTNRSTTRQTDRIRKQQDSPKLRTSKPVELCGKMKEDLFERLHDSLNSVVREACKTKYRFFILVTSEDPFFRETKDLLENEGHISVEPDQFDLENSRPSSPLLIILRNEDISKHICQVPHLLELKKSSSVLFAGIDQPDDVVNLTHQELFGKGGFVVFEGTALNKLSLENMKKIVVFLEELSKKGKWKWFLHYRDSRRFRENAWSHQDVHDKKHFLDCCQEAGMVEVLPYHECDVISRDHPNYLHCLIRLQVQNAATRFPVFVTDTPDKSFGKNGILTMNMNTFSQILSNDSCTIS is encoded by the exons TACGCTGCCTTCCGagtggagaaaagagagagaggctacaCTGAGGAGGAACTCGAAGAGTCGTTTGGCTTCCTGTTGTTTGAGGATGAAAGCAAG GCAAACAAACTTGGGGATAGTGGTCTACTCACTGGTCACAGCACAATCTCTACGCTTGGAGATCCTTCAAAGG gagtgtgtgtttcaaagtaCTCAGACTGCCTGGACGTGAAACGATGGTACTGTGGGAAGTCGGGGTATATTGCTATAGTGAGACTCACCAAG GGCAGGgtgaaagaagagagtgagaactACACAGTGAACTTCACAGTTCCCACAGAAGGGTTTGATTGCCATGAGTCAGATCAGCTTAGAACAGTCACAGCCACTACCAGCTCCTTTCTGGCATTCGAGAGAACTCAG CACTACATGTATGAGCTTTTGAATGGAGGTAAAGACACAGAGAAGTGTCCTAGGCAGGTCTGCCCATTTGCAATAGTGGCATTCTCATATGAAAAAGCAGAGCCGGCTGTTCCTGAGTCATCAGAGAAAAG tCAAGAGAAAACAG tgttTTGCTACCAGCCCTGGACAGGCCAATTGGTGATTGACTCTTTCGTCTATGAAATTGGACTGAAGTCCAGCAGTGGAGCTTTGTTACCAGCGCAACT CCCGAAGACATTAAGGATCAAAAGTGTAATCAGAGTATCTGATCTGACGATGTTATTGCCAAAGGAAATTTTTGAAACCTGTTTTTCTGGTGAAG TTATGGTGGGAGGAAAATGTTGCAGTCTTTATGAAGTGGTATCCACTGAGGCAGATGACAACCTTCTCTCACTTCTCACTGGAAAGCTGAAAGAGAAGGACAta GCTCTTGTTTTTACGTTGTGTGACTCTGGCTTTTTCGTGCTGTTACACTCATCTTACTTCCTTTCTTATGAAG ATGCGAACTCTGAGAAAACAGAGGCGTTACAAGGCTTGTTTATATTCCCAGAATCTCGAACTATACAGCGAG atACTAAGAGTTGTCGAAAAAAGTCACCAGTATCATCTGAGATTCTTCAAGTCCTGCCAGCATTGAACTATGCAGAGACAGAAGTGGAGAAGTCTGGCCCAGGGCAGCATGAGAAAATCAGAATACTTATGGAGAAACACCTTGAGCATTATGGGACTCTGATTCATCCAGGATTGCAGAGCAGTCCCCCAAGGGAGGCCAGTATGTTTCCTGACCAGTATGATGTGCCCTATGTGTTCAAACACCTTTTTCCAACACCAAAGTGGACAGAAGTCATCCAGTTGCAAATGAGATCGTACTTGGATCAGCCTCGCTCCTTTGAGTTTCCTGTGAAAAGGGCTACTGAGCTGCTTTGGGTTGGTCGAGAGCAGCGTAGAGATGACCCGGATGATGAGGTGTATTACTGCATCTCATCACCAGAGGAGGCTTCTAGGACTCCAACAAGGGAATGGCTTGAGAAGCCTTTGGAAGCAGATGTCAGCTGCCCTACTGACACATTTAGGGGGATTAACTCTGCTGCTGAAGAGTTATCAGACCGTTATGAGCCGCCAGAGTCACCCCCTGAATCAATGCAGCATGATCTGTCTGACTTAAGTAAAGGGAATACTGAGATAATGAGCAAGGAAAGCAGTCCTGCCGCAAAAACTTCACCTACAACTTTGGGGGTGGAACTTACAGTAGCAGCAGTATCCACGGAGATATCACCACCTGCAGCTGCAGTGGTCACACAGGAAGTCTTGACAGAGTCATTTTCATCACTGACGTCCACAGATTTCCCAAAGGAGTGTGTATTTGCGAACTCTTGTGATGACCAGACACTGAAGATTAGCTCATCTGCTCAGGAAGTGATGACTAATGAAAGTACACTCCATATCAGTTCAAAGACCAGTGTGCCTATGGAGGTTAGTGATGCCAAATGTGCTGAGACTGAGGCAAATGTGGCTCCTTGCCCAGAAATGGAGAACAAAGCACCCACCAAACCTGACTGGAGGACGCTACCTCGGCGTCGAGGCAGGAAACGCAAGAGAATATTGAAACCACCTGTGTCAAAAATTAGCTTAAAGCAGTCCAGCAGTTTATCTCCCAATGTTGCAGCAGAGGTCACAGATGACCGTTGTGTGGGGGCTGAACAGAACCAACCAAATACTGAAAAAGTTCAGTCAAGCCTGCAGAAACGGAACAGTGAAGATTTTAACAAGACATTTGTTGATCAGGCTGAATTGCAACCCAACAATTCTGCATCCAGTGAATGTTTGGAAAATAGTTATTCCCAGAGtcaggaaagagaagaaaaccaATCATCTGACTCAGAAACTCCCTCTAAAACTATGTGTAGGAGTTTTCCTAGACGTTGTAGGATAGAGCAGAACAGTCAAACTGATGTACCCAAGAGGGGTAAGAAAGAGATTTTGGGAGAATGTAGTATAGAGACTACAAGAAGCCATCCACCAAAAAGGAAGATGGACAGACCAAGTCTAAGGTGTGACCTAAAAACTATAATTACTGACTGCGGAAGGATATTTGTTCCCCATGGCACTGAAGTGTTCGATAAGGATTTAGAGTTAGCGTTGAAGGGGCAGAAAACAGCTGATGATGAGAGTGGTTTGAAGAAAACCGAGGTTGAAGAGTCAAAATCGCTTTCAATATCTTCAGATAGAGCAGACAGTGTAGGCATCAGTGAGACCGTAAATGATGAATTGGTGCCAAAAGTAATGGATGACAAAGAGGATTCACTAGCTTTGACCAAAGACATAGGAGCAACTACAGAACACGCAAAGGAATCCCAAGTTCAGAATCCAGACAGGCCCTCATCTTTATGTCAGTCAGAACAGAAGTCTCCCACTGTTCatgaacaacacaacactggAAATGAGTCTTCCAGTGAATCAAAGTTAGTTATAGATGAGGCTAAGGAACCCTGTAGCACAGACTCTtctcaaaagaagaagaaaagaagtgcTGAATACACTATTATTTCAATCAGTCAGTTAAGAACTGTTTTGAGGAGAGGCAAAAAAGATGCTGCTTCAGCTGCGGAGAAGACAAAAGAAGTTGAAACAAGTGAGTCTGAGCCTAATTTAAAGAGACTTAAAGATGATGTTCACAGCAACGATGACCGTAAAAACAACAGTGACAGTGTCTGTGAGGGTAACTCAGACCAAGCCAGCCCAGCAACTCCCACAACTGAGGATTCTGAGGGCCTTCGGCAAAGTCAGAAACATCAGAGTTTGCTGGATTCTGCACAGGAACCATCTGACAAAAAAACCCTGGAACCTGGCATGAAACTGGGTAAAGACTTGAATGAGCTGACTCAATTTAAAGATGTGCCATCGCCTAAAAAGGCATCAACAATTAGAAACAAACGTGCCAATCCCCCAAGAAAATTGCGTAAGAGGAAAGCCGTCTTCAAAGAAAATG GTTTGTCAGGTGCACCTCTCAAGGCTTTCTCAAGAAGTACAGATTCCCTCACCCTGCCAAATTCTCTGAGACTGCAAGGCAGACCTTTGAGTAGCAAAGATGACAGGATACTGCTACAAGTACATCGCGAGGCCTCCTCAGACTCCTGGGATAAAACACGTGTAAACATAAATGGATGGGAGCCACCCATGAAACAGCTGATGTCGTCCATCTCCAAGGATGTGCCGAGGTCTAAACGGCATAGACAGATTGTTGAAAAAGAGGGATCAATTAAAGTGACAAGACCGTGGCAGGAACAATATGACTTCAGCCTGGACAGCAAGTTCACAAATGACCCACATGATAAGACTGTGACGAGAGCACTGCACGG CCCATGGGATTTCAACATCGGGGACAGTCCTCAAGAAGTCCATCTGATCTTCCACATGTGGATAGGTCTGTTCTACAGCAGATCAGCATCCAGATTTTTTCACATCGACCCAAAATGTCTCATGCAAGATGGTGGATTTACAAAGTTACCTGATGAAGTTGAACTTCACTCCACTTCAGAATTTTCTAAATCTAAGGGGATTAAAGTCTCATCACAGTTCAACACCTCTTTGACGACAGTTCCCTCACCACTGCCTTCTGAGCCTGGGGGTTTAAATCAAAGGGATGAGACTACGAAAGCCTCCGCATCTTCATCTGAGGTGTTAGATCTGTCACTGAAAGGTTGTAGGCCATTGGACCTTACGTCTGCAAATACCAAGACAAGGGAATCCTCCAGTGAAAGACATGACTCACAATCTTTGGAAAACCTTGGTTggcctacaaacacaaacaccaatagTCCATTGAGTGAAAGAAAGTCAGAGCTCGTCTCAACCAACAATGATTCTCAGTTCAGA GTCTACGATGTTGTTGGGAGCAGTTACCATGTGAATGATGTCACAAACTGGCCCCCGAAAAGCAGGGATTATGTTCATGTTCAACAGGCAGCAAATACATGGAGTGAAACACAGAAGTCTTCTGACATACTTCTGCCTGGCACCAAAGAGCTGGCCCAGCAGGGCAGTAGTGCAACTGTTGTTCAATTAAACAGTACTGATCAAATTGGTCATAAAGAAGACTCCATCTCCTCAGTGGCAAAATGTACATCTCCAAATCACACTGAAGACGTCTTTGCTCGTGGGGAATCTACAACAGTGCCCCCAGATAATGGGAGCAATGTTTTTATCAATCATGATAGTGTTGTCAAACCCCTTGGACATGTGTCGGTAAAGAGTAATACTGTTTCTTCTGTTGAAGCAACAGCGTCTGTACCAACTGATAATGACTCTTCTGCTGAAACAGCAGTGGCAGTTAATGATCAGAATGATTCTAAAATGGAGACTGTCATGACAGTGCAGGACCAGAATGATTCTAAAATGGAGACTGTCATGACAGTTCAGGACCAGAATGATTCTAAAATGGAGACTGTCATGACAGTGCAGGACCAGAATGATTCTAAAATGGAGACTGTCATGACAGTTCAGGACCAGAATGATTCTAAAATGGAGACTGTCATGACAGTTCAGGACCAGAATGATTCTAAAATGGAGACTGTCATGACAGTTCAGGACCAGAATGATTCTAAAATGGAGACTGTCATGACAGTGCAGGACCAGAATGATTCTAAAATGGAGACTGTCATGACAGTTCAGGACCAGAATGATTTAGGCGCTGAAACAGCAGTGGCAGTTCATGAGCAGAATAATTCTGAAGTTGAGACTGTCATGACAGTGCAGGATGCAAACAATTCTAAAGATGACACCATCATGATTGAGCAATATCTACATGATCCTAAAGCTGAGACCACCATGCAGGATACACATGGTTTGAAGGCAAGTGTAATTTTGGATGTACATGGTCCAATTGATTCAAGGGTTGAAATGGTACAAGAGCAGACTGATCCCAGCACAGAGAGCACCATGACTGTGCATGATCCAAGTGATTTAAATTCCCATACCGTCATGATGGTGGATGATCCAAGTGACTCTAAAGTTGAGACGGTAAAGATTCCGCATGATCAAAAAGATAGTCAAGCTGAAACCACCATGACTGAGCCAAAGCAGGATGATTCTGAAACTGATCCGGTCATTATTGTATGGAATCAGAATCAGACTAAACCTGAAACGGCAGTGGCTGTGCGGGTCCCATATGATGCTGAAGTTCAACCAGTCATAACTGCACAGAATCAGAATGAGGCTAAACCTGAAACCGCAGCGACAGTGAAGACGCCAAATGAAGTTCAGCCTTGCTTAGCTGTGCAGAATCAGACTGAGATCCAACCGGAAACAGCAGTGGCTCCACAGGCTCCACAGGATTCTGAAGTTCAACCAGCTGTAACTGAGCAGAATCATGACACTAACCCTGAAACAGCAGTGGAGACCCATAATGACTCTGAAATTAAGGCAAATCTGAAGATGAATGATCAGACTGGATCAAAACCAAGGACGCCAGTGGTAGAAGGGGAAGAGAGTAACACTGATGGTGAAACACAGGCATTAGTACAGATTAATCTGAACACAGAAACAACATCAGAAGAGAATAACCGTTATTCTGAAGATAAAACAGTCATGGATTTGAATGAAAAACATGTACAAGTGCATAAAGTGCTGGCGTATTCTGTAAATGAATATGAACACAAGGTACCCATGGAGGTACAGCGAGATTGCAACCTGGAATGTGAGAAATCCACTGCAGGTAATGAACGTCGAGCCGACACAGTCACGGAGACTAGGGAAGAGATTGACACAGTCATGAAGGCTATGGAAGAGATTGACACAGTCATGGAGGCTATGGAAGAGATTGATCATCAAAGTGCGGAACATGAGATTTTGCTAGAGGGGGCAGTAGTGAAAGCATGGGAGGATGAAAGCGATCATGAAGGAAATGTGGATGAAGATTTAACATTAACAAGAGAGCGAAATGAGCAAATGAAACAGTCAAGAAGTATTGTGGCAGGAGAGACAAAGGATGAGTCCAGTGCAGGTGGGACTGAGACGCCAAATGATGTAGaagaacaacagaaaacaaGCAAAATGGCTGTGTTGACATCAAGTCAGGTAGCACATGATCCATGTCATATAACCAAAGTGCATGAATTAAAAGGCATTGAGGACAAGAGATCTCTCACTCCTACTGTTGACGAGATACCTGATAATGctagtgtttgtgttgatgagCGAAGTCATACCATGGGTACAGGCAGTGCCCTCAGCCGAAGCTCTACCCCAACACAGGATGAACTTCCATCAGATTGTGGATCTGCTGCTTGTGAGCCTAGTTTTCATGAGGCTCGTTCAGACCCTTATGACAAAGCTTTGTATGACACTGAAGGACTGGATTTAGCAGCTCTTGGCCATATGATCTCGTGGTTCAGGAAAGAACGAAATAATAAACGGGAGTTTAACTCTAGGCCAAGACAGAATTCAGGGCCCTCACAACTCTCAACAAGACTTGCTACCTCCGTTGACAGCAGTTCAAGCCAGTCAAGTGGAAAGATTCACTGGAAATATCCTAACAGTGTTAGCCAGTTCAGCTCAAATAAGGGTCTCAAAGGGAGTTTCTTAGACTATATGGAGTCAAATGTACAAAGCACCGAATCATATAAGATGCAGTGTGAGGATGTTTCTATGACTGATCAGGAATTTAAGTCAGAGGATGTAACTTCACCATTCCATAGACATAGTAGTATGGACCCATACGCCAGAGATTCAGAGTCGATTCTCAAAGTTCTCTCAAAGAGAACACCACATGACCGTTTCCATTCTATAAGTGAGGCCAGTACAAGGAGGgacaggaaagaaaaacaagtccAAACTAATCGAGAGGAAGAAATTCTTGACACTGAATCAGACTCAATAACCAGAATGGAAGATAAACTACAAGAATGGGGTTGTTGGAAAGATTTGTATTCAACTAAACAAAAGCATTCATCAGGGAGCCATTGTCAGCAGAGGAGAAATCCAGGACACATTGATACTTCTGGTAAGACTTGGcactgggaggaagaggaagaggaacttCATGATGCACTATACTTTGGTGTGAACAGTACGTTTTTGAGGACTGGCCAAATGGAAGAATCGTCACAAAGCTCTAGTACATCTTCAAGTGAAAGTGAGCAAGAATCACTCTGTAATAAACCCTTCAAGAATTACAGAAAAGGGGAGGGACTTAAAGTAACAGTAGATTTCAAACGAGGAGATTGCAGCTTGTCTGGCCATGAGTCCCCCATATGTGCTGTGCTGGATGATGAAGACAGGCAGAAGACCTATAAGAACTATCCCATCACGAAACCTAGAACAACTATGCATTCTAGGACAATTAAGAACACGTGCCATAAAGGCACACAAAGATATGTGGAAAAGTTTCTTCAAAAGTGGGATGATCTGCATCAGACTAAGGATGATGTCACTCAGTCTTCAATGGATTTTGAATATCTAATCTTTTCAGAAAAAATGAATGATATTCTCAAATGCAGcaagtcagaaagagaggagggattgAGCATGCCCTGCAAGAGTCCTGTGACCATACAGTTTTCATGTTTAAATGAACAGGATGCATCTGAAGAAATGTGTGATGCTCTTCCAGTGTTTTCTGAAAGCAAGATTAAGGTTACTTTGCATGAtcggaaagaggagagggaggaaggatcTGGACATATGCCCTATCGTCTCCAAAGGCTCTCCtgcaagagagaaagtgtaGCAGCTTGCTCAAAGATTTCAGCTATTGCAGCGGAATGCGCAAAGTCGTATTATGCAATGATGAAGGATGTTTGTACAAACAGAAGTACCACCAGGCAAACTGACAGGATCAGGAAGCAGCAGGATTCTCCAAagctcagaaccagtaagccTGTTGAACTTTGTGGAAAGATGAAGGAGGATTTGTTTGAGCGCCTTCACGATAGTCTGAATTCTGTGGTAAGAGAGGCATGCAAGACGAAGTACAGATTTTTTATCCTGGTGACATCAGAGGATCCTTTTTTCAGAGAGACAAAG GACCTGCTGGAGAACGAAGGGCACATCAGTGTGGAGCCAGATCAGTTTGATCTGGAGAACAGCAGACCTTCTTCTCCATTACTTATCATTTTGAGGAATGAAGACATTTCTAAGCATATATGCCAG GTTCCTCATCTGCTGGAACTAAAGAAGTCATCAAGTGTTCTCTTTGCTGGCATTGATCAACCAGATGACGTTGTCAATCTCACACATCAAGAGCTGTTTGGCAAAGGGGGTTTTGTGGTGTTTGAAGGAACAGCCCTAAACAAACTGTCACTGG AGAACATGAAAAAAATAGTTGTCTTCTTGGAGGAGCTCAGCAAAAAGGGAAAGTGGAAATGGTTTCTGCACTACAGAGACAGCCGGAGGTTCAGAGAAAATGCATG GTCACATCAAGATGTGCATGATAAGAAGCATTTCCTGGATTGCTGTCAAGAAGCAGGAATGGTAGAAGTGCTTCCCTACCACGAGTGTGATGTCATCTCCCGGGATCACCCGAACTACTTGCACTGTTTGATCCGCCTCCAAGTTCAGAATGCTGCCACACGATTTCCAGTTTTCGTTACAG ATACTCCAGACAAATCTTTTGGAAAGAATGGGATTTTGACAATGAATATGAACACATTCTCACAGATACTTTCAAATGATTCATGCACCATTTCTTAA